Proteins from a single region of Mustela erminea isolate mMusErm1 chromosome X, mMusErm1.Pri, whole genome shotgun sequence:
- the LOC116583366 gene encoding histone H3.3A-like codes for MARTKQTARKSTGGKAPRKQLATKAARKSAPSTGGVKKLHRYRPGTVALGEIRRYQKSTELMICKLPFQRLVQEIAQDFKTDLRFQSAAIAALQEASEAYLVGLFEDTNLGAPGWLNTNLCALHAKRATIMPKDIQLARRIRGERA; via the exons ATGGCTCGTACAAAGCAGACTGCCCGCAAATCGACCGGGGGTAAAGCTCCAAGGAAGCAACTGGCTACAAAAGCCGCTCGCAAGAGTGCGCCCTCTACCGGAGGGGTGAAGAAACTTCATCGTTACAGGCCTGGTACTGTGGCACTCGGTGAAATTAGACGATATCAGAAGTCCACTGAACTTATGATTTGCAAACTTCCTTTCCAGCGTCTGGTGCAAGAAATTGCTCAGGACTTCAAAACAGACCTGCGCTTCCAGAGTGCAGCTATTGCTGCTTTGCAGGAGGCAAGCGAGGCCTATCTGGTGGGCCTCTTTGAAGACACcaacctgggggcgcctgggtggctca acaccaaccTGTGTGCTCTCCATGCCAAACGTGCCACAATTATGCCAAAAGACATCCAGCTAGCGCGCCGGATACGTGGAGAACGTGCTTAA